A region from the Mycolicibacterium phlei genome encodes:
- a CDS encoding ATP-binding protein gives MGNKCLPDELRTLFLFEALDDRQLQVLCDNGHIRVFEPGPVCTEGDPATCFYVLLDGELVMSKRSGGVDIETNRTSQRGVYCGAWSAYVPGEEHVYEASVRVTRPSRFFVLDADAFARFMQSEFPMAVHLLEGHRVGGRRQRQILDQRDKLLALGTITAGLTHQLNNPAAAAARAVADLREGVSKMRYKMKMLADGKLTREALRVLVSIQEEVAEQVAKSKTQELTALELSDREEQIGDWLEQRSIIGAWDYAPTFVEAGLDIDWLSRVEASIGDVDCSATLQSALGWLKYTIDTELRLNEIADASKRISALLAGAKQYSQMDRSEYEAANVHELIRSTIKTIFGDKVGKDKPVKVVWEKDTSLPELLCYPGELNEVWTNIIDNAIQAMNGRGTLTIRTWRKNENMIGVEIRDDGPGIPEDVIDRIFTPFFTTKPFGQGTGLGLDLARRIVVEKHQGDIRVDSRPGDTRFQIFLPLVAPAPATPPAGIKTQAE, from the coding sequence ATGGGCAATAAGTGCCTGCCTGACGAACTGCGGACGCTGTTCCTGTTCGAGGCCCTCGACGACCGGCAACTGCAGGTGCTGTGCGACAACGGCCATATCAGGGTGTTCGAGCCGGGCCCGGTGTGCACCGAGGGTGACCCGGCGACGTGTTTCTACGTGCTGCTCGACGGGGAGTTGGTGATGTCGAAGCGCTCCGGCGGCGTCGACATCGAGACCAACCGCACCTCCCAGCGCGGCGTGTACTGCGGCGCGTGGTCGGCGTACGTGCCCGGCGAGGAGCACGTGTACGAGGCATCGGTGCGGGTCACCCGGCCGTCGCGGTTCTTCGTGCTCGACGCCGACGCGTTCGCCCGGTTCATGCAGAGCGAGTTCCCGATGGCGGTGCACCTGCTGGAGGGCCACCGCGTCGGCGGGCGCAGGCAGCGCCAGATCCTCGACCAGCGCGACAAGCTGTTGGCCCTGGGCACCATCACCGCCGGGCTCACGCACCAGCTGAACAACCCGGCGGCCGCGGCCGCCCGCGCCGTCGCCGATCTGCGCGAGGGCGTCAGCAAGATGCGCTACAAGATGAAGATGCTGGCCGACGGCAAGTTGACCCGCGAGGCGCTGCGCGTGCTGGTCAGCATCCAGGAGGAGGTGGCCGAGCAGGTCGCCAAGTCCAAGACGCAGGAGCTGACCGCGCTGGAGCTGTCCGACCGCGAGGAGCAGATCGGCGACTGGCTGGAGCAGCGCAGCATCATCGGCGCCTGGGACTACGCGCCGACGTTCGTCGAGGCCGGCCTGGACATCGACTGGCTGAGCCGGGTGGAGGCCTCGATCGGCGACGTGGACTGCTCGGCGACGCTGCAGAGCGCGCTGGGCTGGCTGAAGTACACGATCGACACCGAGCTGCGGCTCAACGAGATCGCCGACGCCAGCAAGCGGATCTCGGCGCTGCTGGCCGGCGCCAAGCAGTACTCGCAGATGGACCGCAGCGAGTACGAGGCCGCCAACGTCCACGAGCTGATCCGCAGCACGATCAAGACGATCTTCGGCGACAAGGTGGGCAAGGACAAACCGGTCAAGGTGGTGTGGGAGAAGGACACCTCGCTGCCCGAACTGCTGTGCTACCCAGGCGAACTCAACGAGGTCTGGACCAACATCATCGACAACGCGATCCAGGCGATGAATGGCCGCGGCACGCTGACGATCCGCACCTGGCGCAAGAACGAGAACATGATCGGTGTGGAGATCCGCGACGACGGCCCCGGCATCCCCGAGGACGTCATCGACCGGATCTTCACCCCGTTCTTCACCACCAAGCCGTTCGGCCAGGGCACCGGGCTCGGCCTGGATCTGGCGCGGCGCATCGTCGTCGAGAAGCATCAGGGCGACATCCGGGTGGACTCGCGACCCGGCGACACCCGGTTCCAGATCTTCCTGCCGCTGGTGGCGCCGGCTCCGGCGACGCCGCCGGCGGGGATTAAGACTCAGGCTGAATAG
- a CDS encoding FAD-dependent oxidoreductase produces MTGPTPPLSRKPVILSVDDDPAVSRAVARDLRRHYGEDFRIVRAENGLDALQTVNQLKLRGETVAVFVADYRMPQMSGIEFLEAAMDVFPMARRVLLTAYADTNAAIDAINVVDLDHYLLKPWDPPEEKLYPVLDALIEAWRETGDRAIPHTKVIGHRYSERSWEVRQFLARNQHPFRSFMADDPKGRQLLDAAGLDEFSLPVVITEGGETLVQPNDADLAAMLGLSTNPALDLYDLAVIGGGPAGLAAAVYGASEGLKTVLIEAATTGGQAGRSSRIENYLGFPKGVSGAELTLAARLQAERFGAEVITTRRAARLRADEVGATKTIEFEGGESIAARSVIVATGVEYRQLRGVRGCWDDPSPGACNYVGRGVYYGASVADENECAGEDVYIVGGANSAGQAALHMAKKAASVTLLVRGPSLAASMSHYLVERIENHPRIHVRTCTEVVDTTGDGDHLTGLVLLNRQSGEQEKVPCNRMCCFIGAEPRTDWLDIVAKDDYGFILAGPDVTKVAGWTLDRPPYHLETSVPGVFVAGDVRSESAKRVAAAVGDGSMAVMFVHRYLAEA; encoded by the coding sequence ATGACCGGCCCCACGCCCCCACTGTCCCGTAAACCTGTCATCCTCAGCGTCGACGACGATCCCGCGGTGTCCCGCGCGGTCGCCCGTGACCTGCGGCGACACTACGGCGAGGACTTCCGCATCGTGCGCGCCGAGAACGGCCTCGACGCGCTGCAGACCGTCAACCAGCTCAAGCTGCGCGGCGAGACCGTCGCGGTGTTCGTCGCCGACTACCGGATGCCGCAGATGAGCGGCATCGAGTTTCTCGAGGCGGCGATGGACGTCTTCCCGATGGCGCGCCGGGTGCTGCTGACCGCCTACGCCGACACCAACGCCGCGATCGACGCCATCAACGTCGTCGACCTGGACCACTACCTGCTCAAGCCGTGGGACCCGCCGGAGGAGAAGCTGTACCCGGTGCTCGACGCGCTGATCGAGGCCTGGCGCGAGACCGGGGACCGCGCGATCCCGCACACCAAGGTCATCGGGCACCGCTACAGCGAGCGGTCCTGGGAGGTGCGCCAGTTCCTGGCCCGCAACCAGCATCCGTTCCGGTCGTTCATGGCCGACGACCCCAAGGGCCGCCAGCTGCTCGACGCCGCCGGCCTCGACGAGTTCTCGCTGCCGGTGGTGATCACCGAGGGCGGCGAGACGCTGGTGCAGCCCAACGACGCCGACCTGGCCGCGATGCTCGGGCTGTCGACCAACCCGGCGCTGGACCTCTACGACCTCGCGGTGATCGGCGGCGGCCCGGCCGGGCTGGCCGCCGCGGTGTACGGCGCGTCGGAGGGCCTCAAGACCGTGCTGATCGAGGCCGCCACCACCGGCGGGCAGGCCGGCCGCAGTTCCCGCATCGAGAACTACCTCGGCTTCCCGAAGGGTGTCTCGGGTGCGGAGCTGACCCTGGCGGCGCGGTTGCAGGCCGAACGGTTCGGCGCCGAGGTGATCACCACCCGCCGCGCCGCCCGGCTACGCGCCGACGAGGTCGGGGCGACCAAGACCATCGAGTTCGAGGGCGGCGAGTCGATCGCCGCCCGTTCCGTCATCGTCGCCACCGGCGTCGAGTACCGCCAGCTGCGCGGGGTGCGCGGCTGCTGGGACGACCCCTCCCCCGGCGCCTGTAACTACGTGGGCCGCGGCGTCTACTACGGCGCCTCGGTGGCCGACGAGAACGAGTGCGCCGGCGAGGACGTCTACATCGTCGGCGGCGCCAACTCGGCGGGTCAGGCCGCCCTGCACATGGCCAAGAAGGCGGCCAGCGTGACCCTGCTGGTGCGCGGCCCGTCGCTGGCGGCGTCGATGTCGCACTACCTGGTCGAGCGCATCGAGAACCACCCGCGGATCCACGTGCGCACCTGCACCGAGGTCGTCGACACCACCGGCGACGGCGACCACCTCACCGGGCTGGTGCTGCTCAACCGGCAGTCCGGGGAGCAGGAGAAGGTGCCCTGCAACCGGATGTGCTGCTTCATCGGCGCCGAACCGCGCACCGACTGGCTCGACATCGTCGCCAAGGACGACTACGGGTTCATCCTGGCCGGACCCGACGTCACCAAGGTCGCCGGCTGGACCCTGGATCGCCCGCCGTACCACCTGGAAACAAGCGTGCCGGGTGTGTTTGTTGCAGGAGACGTGCGCTCCGAATCGGCGAAGCGCGTGGCCGCCGCCGTCGGCGACGGGTCGATGGCCGTGATGTTCGTACACCGCTACCTGGCGGAAGCTTAG
- the infA gene encoding translation initiation factor IF-1, producing the protein MAKKDGAIEVEGRVIEPLPNAMFRIELENGHKVLAHISGKMRQHYIRILPEDRVVVELSPYDLSRGRIVYRYK; encoded by the coding sequence ATGGCCAAGAAAGACGGTGCCATCGAGGTTGAGGGCCGCGTGATCGAGCCCCTGCCCAATGCGATGTTCCGCATTGAGCTGGAAAACGGTCACAAGGTGCTCGCCCACATCAGCGGCAAGATGCGGCAGCACTACATCCGCATCCTGCCCGAGGACCGCGTCGTGGTGGAGCTCTCTCCCTACGACCTGTCCCGCGGCCGCATTGTGTATCGCTACAAGTAA
- the rpmJ gene encoding 50S ribosomal protein L36 yields the protein MKVNPSVKPICDKCRVIRRHGRVMVICQDPRHKQRQG from the coding sequence GTGAAGGTCAACCCGAGCGTCAAGCCCATTTGCGATAAGTGCAGGGTGATCCGCCGGCATGGTCGGGTCATGGTGATCTGCCAGGATCCGCGCCACAAGCAGCGGCAGGGTTAG